From the genome of Mixophyes fleayi isolate aMixFle1 chromosome 2, aMixFle1.hap1, whole genome shotgun sequence, one region includes:
- the CREG1 gene encoding protein CREG1, producing the protein MLSRAGLYVCCGVSALLLLLLPPGAPEPGIPPHNETARVARYVAHHCDWGSLATISSHDPVRGQPFANVFSVSDGPRGHSSGVIYFYLTAMEISVQDLQVTPQASLTMSLAQTPYCRLHHYDPESPLCAHTIMSGSVVKVDPTETDKAKLALFTRHPEMSTWPPDHNWFFAKLNITNIWVLDYFGGIKTVTPDEYYKAKPWFGAS; encoded by the exons ATGTTGTCCCGGGCAGGACTGTACGTGTGCTGCGGAGTGTCCgcgctcctcctcctcctgctgcccCCGGGGGCCCCCGAACCCGGCATCCCCCCGCACAACGAGACGGCCCGGGTCGCCCGTTATGTGGCCCACCACTGTGACTGGGGCTCCCTGGCCACCATCTCCAGCCATGACCCGGTCAGGGGGCAGCCGTTCGCCAACGTCTTCTCAGTCAGTGACGGACCCCGGGGCCACAGCAGCGGTGTCATCTACTTCTACCTGACCGCCATGGAGATCTCCGTGCAGGACCTGCAG GTGACCCCACAAGCGTCTCTGACCATGTCGTTGGCGCAGACACCGTATTGCCGACTACATCACTATGACCCCGAGAGCCCACTCTGTGCTCATACTATAATGTCCGGGAGCGTTGTGAAG GTGGATCCCACAGAAACAGACAAAGCGAAGTTGGCCTTGTTCACCCGTCACCCCGAGATGAGCACTTGGCCTCCCGACCATAACTGGTTCTTTGCCAAACTCAATATCACCAACATCTGGGTGCTGGACTACTTTGGTGGCATCAAGACGGTGACACCGGATGAATATTACAAAGCCAAACCCTG